A region from the Streptomyces lydicus genome encodes:
- a CDS encoding chaplin, whose product MSRITRVAAVAALAAGTALGGVTAAFADSGAAGGAANSPGVVSGNAFQIPVHIPVNLCGNTVNVVGLLNPAFGNTCFNGNVERRVIVHRHVTRHVTKHIIKRVVKHHKKHYPSGGIHTGGGGLMR is encoded by the coding sequence ATGTCACGGATCACGCGGGTGGCTGCTGTGGCCGCTCTTGCGGCAGGTACTGCCCTGGGGGGCGTTACGGCAGCGTTCGCAGACAGTGGCGCGGCCGGCGGCGCGGCCAATTCACCGGGAGTGGTGTCGGGCAATGCGTTTCAGATCCCGGTCCACATTCCGGTCAATCTGTGCGGCAACACCGTTAACGTCGTGGGCCTGCTGAACCCGGCCTTCGGCAACACCTGCTTCAACGGCAACGTCGAGCGCCGGGTGATCGTGCACCGCCACGTCACCAGGCACGTCACCAAGCACATCATCAAGCGCGTCGTGAAGCACCACAAGAAGCACTACCCGAGCGGCGGCATCCACACCGGTGGCGGCGGCCTGATGCGCTAG